A DNA window from Brassica napus cultivar Da-Ae chromosome A4, Da-Ae, whole genome shotgun sequence contains the following coding sequences:
- the LOC106347818 gene encoding rhodanese-like domain-containing protein 7: MLRFYSHWRFPPPLAAARMLSSPPPTPHSQPSISSGVSNSISTTKNTKPNLLPTQSQPKTLSSSPLKSTVACSSSGPIRQNMTTVSQCFSTKQEPVESDKSSLLVVSFYKFADFPDHADLRKPLKDLCEELCVSGGIILAPEGINGSICGSRESVERVLAFIQSDVRLNGLRQVETPVSPEQEAIHHGHSSSSPLAAGEDAPFRWDHVRVKLKKEIVTLGMPSVSPIERVGTYVSPEEWNELISDPETVVIDVRNTYETRIGKFKGAVDPCTTAFRHFPSWVEDQFALKQEGNETQAKVEKNEENKAEKPKALPRIAMYCTGGIRCEKASSFLLSQGFEEVYHLKGGILKYLEQVPKTESLWEGECFVFDKRVSVEHGLAQGTHKLCYGCKQPISDEDMEAPEYESGVSCPYCFSEKSEEEKERARARQIQFEEWGVIGGPDKGRRPAAKPDSPRKSSAKLGSSI, translated from the exons ATGCTACGTTTCTACTCCCACTGGAGATTTCCGCCGCCCCTCGCCGCCGCGAGAATGCTCTCATCACCACCACCAACACCTCACTCTCAACCTTCAATCTCCAGCGGCGTCTCAAATTCAATCTCAACCACTAAAAACACCAAACCCAACTTACTACCCACTCAATCTCAACCAAAgactctctcttcctctcctctAAAATCCACGGTGGCTTGTTCTAGCTCTGGACCTATCCGACAAAACATGACTACTGTCTCTCAATGCTTCTCAACCAAACAAGAACCTGTCGAGTCAGATAAAAGCTCACTCCTTGTCGTTTCATTCTACAAGTTCGCTGATTTTCCTGACCATGCGGATCTCAGAAAGCCCCTCAAGGATCTCTGCGAAGAATTg TGTGTTTCAGGTGGGATCATTCTTGCACCAGAAGGTATCAACGGGAGTATCTGTGGGAGCCGTGAATCAGTGGAGAGAGTGTTGGCGTTTATACAGAGTGATGTCCGTTTGAATGGTCTGAGGCAAGTGGAGACGCCTGTGAGTCCTGAACAAGAAGCTATACACCATGGACATAGCAGTAGCTCTCCTCTTGCGGCTGGTGAGGATGCTCCGTTTAGATGGGACCATGTTAGGGTCAAACTCAAGAAAGAG ATTGTCACGCTTGGAATGCCAAGTGTGTCGCCTATTGAAAGAGTTGGAACATATGTGAGCCCTGAGGAATGGAATGAACTGATCAGTGATCCAGAAACA GTAGTGATTGATGTGAGGAACACCTACGAGACTAGGATAGGGAAGTTCAAAGGAGCTGTTGATCCATGCACCACAGCTTTCAGACACTTTCCATCTTGGGTGGAGGATCAGTTTGCATTGAAGCAAGAAGGCAATGAAACACAAGCAAAGGTggagaaaaatgaagaaaacaaaGCTGAGAAACCGAAGGCACTGCCACGGATAGCTATGTACTGCACTGGAGGAATCAGATGTGAGAAAGCTTCAAGCTTTCTTCTTAGCCAAGGCTTCGAAGAG GTGTATCATCTCAAAGGTGGGATACTGAAGTACCTAGAGCAAGTCCCCAAAACAGAGAGTTTGTGGGAAGGAGAATGCTTTGTGTTCGACAAACGCGTGTCAGTGGAACATGGGTTAGCACAAGGAACGCATAAACTCTGCTATGGATGCAAGCAGCCTATAAGTGATGAAGACATGGAAGCTCCAGAGTATGAATCTGGAGTCTCTTGCCCTTACTGtttctctgagaagtctgaagAGGAGAAGGAAAGAGCAAGAGCAAGGCAGATTCAGTTTGAGGAATGGGGTGTGATTGGTGGTCCGGATAAAGGTCGTAGGCCCGCTGCTAAACCGGATAGTCCAAGAAAGAGCAGTGCCAAGCTTGGTTCTTCAATATAG